A portion of the Etheostoma cragini isolate CJK2018 chromosome 13, CSU_Ecrag_1.0, whole genome shotgun sequence genome contains these proteins:
- the wdr44 gene encoding WD repeat-containing protein 44: MASDTSDTEEFYDAPEDVNFTPSPNVSPAKFVIPSPQRSDAQDVSCRVATSVTPQDDSLLIIDSIIEESQKGSGGDVGEVAQLLDQLHVDVRAEPEPVQENNDQEVPVELAAPAVQPQLVERPEDPQESAATNGACSIPVPEPTGLPGPSAGSQEGVQPPDITSTVGLGQPVGAVVVAEGEQEQRPADILDQVPFTDTQADSDSSGPLKPPRQFTVEPDIVASTKKPPPSRPPPPSGGPPPRPPPPSWQSLPSKKSQECLRPRSLEVSAVSGDVLEPSGLVSPSSTVRSLTKDLQHSLDLASATSGDKVVTAQENEDEHASSQSGGQTPGPQRPRSNSGRELTDEEILASVMIKNLDTGEEIPLIQAEEKLPAGINPLTLHIMRRTKEYITNDGAQSDDDDKAQAPLADTDGGKLKQKTTQFKKFLGKSVKKAKHLAEEYGEKAVNKVKSVRDEVFHTDQDDPSSSDDEGMPYTRPAKFKAAHSFKGPFDFDQIKVVQDLSGEHTGAVWTMKFSHCGRLLATAGQDNVVRIWVLKSAFDYFNNMRLKYNTEGRVSPSPSQESLCSSKSDDPGANCAPEDPDTEDRNAPFRQVPFCKYKGHTADLLDLSWSKNFFLLSSSMDKTVRLWHISRRECLCCFQHIDFVTAIAFHPRDDRYFLSGSLDGKLRLWNIPDKKVALWNEVDGQTRLITAANFCQNGKYAVIGTYDGRCIFYDTERLKYHTQIHVRSTRGRNKVGRKITGIEPLPGENKILVTSNDSRIRLYDLRDLSLSMKYKGYVNSSSQIKASFSHDYSFIVSGSEDKYVYIWSTYHDLSKFTSVRRDRNDFWEGIKAHNAVVTSAIFAPHPGLIVPQEAGADKPEAECKSLDSTDSETIPSGALKTDHTEVLLSADFTGAIKVFINVKKY, from the exons ATGGCGTCAGATACAAGTGACACCGAGGAATTCTATGATGCTCCTGAGGACGTTAATTTCACGCCATCTCCCAACGT gtcaCCTGCCAAGTTTGTCATTCCTTCACCTCAG AGATCAGATGCACAAGATGTGAGCTGCCGAGTGGCCACATCTGTGACTCCGCAAGATGATTCTCTACTG ATCATTGATAGCATCATTGAGGAGAGTCAAAAGGGAAGTGGTGGTGATGTTGGAGAAGTGGCTCAGCTGTTAGATCAGTTACATGTTGATGTAAGAGCAGAGCCAGAACCTGTGCAAGAGAATAATGATCAGGAAGTTCCTGTGGAGCTAGCAGCGCCAGCTGTCCAACCTCAGCTTGTTGAGAGGCCCGAGGATCCACAGGAAAGTGCAGCAACAAATGGAGCATGCTCAATACCTGTCCCTGAACCCACAGGTCTCCCGGGGCCATCAGCTGGGTCACAGGAAGGTGTTCAGCCCCCAGACATCACAAGCACTGTAGGACTGGGTCAGCCTGTTGGGGCTGTTGTGGTTGCAGAAGGGGAGCAGGAGCAGAGACCTGCAGATATCTTAGACCAGGTCCCATTCACGGACACGCAGGCTGACTCAGACTCCTCTGGGCCTTTGAAACCCCCACGGCAATTCACAGTGGAACCAGACATTGTAGCAAGCACCAAGAAGCCTCCTCCCTCACGCCCACCCCCTCCCAGCGGAGGTCCTCCACCTAGACCGCCGCCACCGTCTTGGCAGAGTCTACCTTCCAAGAAGTCCCAGGAGTGTCTGAGGCCGAGGTCACTGGAAG TGTCTGCAGTCAGCGGTGATGTCCTGGAGCCTTCTGGCCTGGTGTCTCCCAGCAGCACAGTGAGGAGTCTAACTAAAGACCTGCAGCATTCCTTGGATCTGGCCAGCGCCACCAGTGGGGACAAAGTCGTGACAGCACAG gAAAACGAGGATGAACACGCTTCATCTCAGAGTGGAGGACAAACTCCAGGTCCTCAGCGTCCACGTTCCAACTCTGGTAGAGAACTGACAGATGAG gaaatcctgGCCAGTGTGATGATCAAGAATTTGGACACTGGGGAAGAGATCCCTTTAATCCAGGCGGAAGAGAAGCTTCCTGCGGGGATTAACCCCCTTACTCTGCACATCATGAGGAGGACCAAGGAGTACATTAC GAATGATGGCGCACAGTCAGATGACGATGACAAGGCTCAGGCTCCACTGGCAGACACAGATGGCggaaaactaaaacagaaaac AACCCAGTTTAAAAAGTTCCTGGGCAAGTCGGTGAAGAAGGCCAAGCATCTTGCTGAGGAATATGGAGAGAAGGCCGTCAACAAAGTGAAAAGTGTGCGTGATGAAG TGTTCCATACAGATCAGGACGACCCGTCGTCGAGTGACGATGAGGGCATGCCTTACACCAGGCCGGCCAAGTTCAAGGCAGCACACAGCTTCAAGGGTCCCTTTGACTTTGATCAGATTAAGGTTGTACAGGACCTGAGTGGGGAGCACACG GGGGCCGTTTGGACGATGAAGTTCTCTCACTGTGGGAGGCTGCTGGCGACAGCGGGCCAAGATAACGTGGTTCGCATCTGGGTCTTAAAGAGTGCCTTCGACTACTTCAATAACATGAGATTAAAGTACAACACTGAAG GTCGAGTTTCACCTTCTCCTTCTCAGGAAAGTTTATGCTCCTCTAAATCTGACGATCCCGGA GCAAATTGTGCTCCAGAGGACCCAGACACAGAAGACAGGAATGCCCCTTTCCGTCAGGTCCCCTTCTGCAAGTATAAAGGCCATACGGCGGATCTATTGGACTTGTCCTGGTCTAAG aacttcttcctcctctcctcttcaatGGATAAAACGGTCAGATTGTGGCACATATCCAGGAGAGAGtgtctctgctgctttcagcaCATTGACTTTGTCACAGCCATTGCTTTTCATCCCAGA GATGACAGATACTTTTTAAGTGGCTCTCTGGATGGAAAGCTACGCCTCTGGAACATTCCTGACAAGAAGGTGGCCCTGTGGAATGAGGTGGACGGCCAAACACGCCTCATCACGGCCGCTAACTTCTGCCAAAATGGAAAGTATGCGGTCATCGGCACCTACGATGGTCGATGCATCTTCTATGACACAGAG CGTCTAAAATACCACACTCAAATTCATGTGAGGTCGACCAGAGGCAGGAACAAAGTTGGCCGTAAAATCACTGGTATTGAACCTCTACCTGGAGAGAATAAG ATTTTGGTGACCTCAAATGATTCCCGCATTCGCCTTTACGACCTGAGGGACTTGTCTTTATCTATGAAATACAAAGGTTATgtcaacagcagcagccagaTCAAGGCGAGCTTCAG TCATGACTACTCCTTCATAGTCAGTGGCTCAGAGGATAAGTACGTGTACATCTGGAGCACTTACCACGACCTGAGCAAATTCACATCCGTACGACGGGACCGCAATGACTTCTGGGAAGGAATTAAAG caCACAATGCAGTGGTCACCTCAGCCATTTTTGCACCGCACCCAGGCCTTATTGTTCCTCAAGAAGCTGGAGCAGACAAACCAGAAGCAGAGTGCAAGAGCCTGGACTCCACAGACTCTGAAACAATACCCTCAG GAGCCCTAAAGACAGATCACACAGAGGTTCTGCTCTCTGCCGACTTCACTGGAGCCATCAAGGTTTTCATCAATGTAAAAAAGTACTGA
- the zgc:163098 gene encoding U2 snRNP-associated SURP motif-containing protein has protein sequence MADRKGKPVTPIKTLTKKEQEELKKKEEEKAAEVFEEFLASFESSKKSAVKTFVRGGIVNATKEEEAAEDTKSKLYRPATKFVPVSQHVSPVSSSESKKSAFKRKTEEKKKSNLELFKEELKLIQEEREERYKKKKNDSGGGGGFGDLDTPLSGRSSLYDDLTVPTTTNLYISCISPKMNEEILCKEFGKYGPLASVKIMWPRTDEERCRTSNRAFVAFMTRKDAERALASLDGKVIMGLEMKLGWGKPARIPPQPLYTPVGVRATPPPPSGLPFNAQPRDRFRNDFTKPLGMSKGELDKTLSEAVVKVVIPTERNLLFLIHRMIEFVVREGPVFEAIIMNKEKSNPDYKFLFDNKSQDHVYYRWKLFSILQGQSPTEWRTADFRMFRGGSMWRPPIINNYSQRGEDREEVVEEDASPEEELKKGQLRAEHRQRLETLLKELTPGREDIGNAMLFCLQRADAAEEVVGHITESFSLLQTPLQKKIARLYLVSDILHNSCAKVASASYYRKYFETKLTQIFGDLNAAHKNIQARLQAEQFKQKVMSCFRAWEDWAIYPEPYLIHLQNIFLGFAKAVEESTEKVKEAPFCVDGAPMDRPPIDGLPLHRAPVDDLDGCPLGWDPLDGVPVDDIDGVPLGVAIDDIDGMPLEESNVPLSRVPLSKWETTGDAGIFSQAKTESKWDMVVEHNSDDKVNVSVNSQDGVEDSDSDSSEDSGSSSDFQSSLTSFQMSESKRKRLRELEVKVMKIQDELESGKRPRKTGMSIQQQVEHYRNKLQEKEFKKDEEKNERSTSKSKDKSKEDRRDKDKSKRSEDGARRRGWSKDPDDQTRKSRSISPLKTRSPKWSKRSRSPSPDRKAGKSRSRSPHRSHKKAKKSKH, from the exons ATGGCAGATAGAAAGGGAAAACCTGTCACTCCGATCAAAACACTCACAAAGAAAGAACAAGAGGAGCTCAAGAAAAAG gaggaagaaaaagcagCGGAGGTTTTTGAAGAATTTTTGGCGTCTTTTGAAAGCAGCAAGAAAAGCGCAGTGAAAACCTTTGTCCGTGGGGGTATCGTGAATGCAACTAAAG AGGAGGAAGCCGCAGAGGACACCAAAAGTAAGCTGTATCGACCTGCTACAAAGTTTGTCCCCGTGTCCCAGCATGTCTCACCAGTATCATCCAGTGAAAGCAAGAAGTCT gcatttaaaagaaagacagaagaaaagaagaagagtaaTCTTGAACTCTTCAAAGAAGAACTTAAACT AATACAAGAAGAGCGAGAAGAAAgatataaaaagaagaaaaatgactctggtggtggtggaggattTGGAGATCTTGACACACCATTATCAGGACGGTCAT CATTATATGATGACCTAACAGTGCCAACCACCACTAACCTCTACATTAGCTGCATTAGCCCAAAG ATGAACGAGGAGATTCTCTGCAAAGAGTTTGGTAAGTATGGTCCCCTAGCCAGTGTGAAGATTATGTGGCCCCGAACAGACGAGGAGCGCTGCAGGACCTCCAACAGAGCCTTTGTGGCTTTCATGACACGGAAAGATGCAGAGAGAGCCTTGGCTTCACTTGATG GTAAAGTGATTATGGGGTTGGAAATGAAGCTGGGGTGGGGTAAACCAGCTCGCATTCCACCTCAGCCTCTCTACACACCGGTGGGGGTGAGGGCCACACCGCCACCCCCATCGGGTCTGCCTTTCAATGCTCAGCCAAGGGATCGCTTCCGCAATGACTTCACCAAGCCGCTGGGCATGTCCAAAGGAGAGCTTGACAAG ACTCTGTCCGAAGCCGTAGTCAAAGTGGTTATCCCGACCGAAag GAATCTATTATTCCTCATTCACAGGATGATAGAGTTTGTGGTGCGTGAAGGCCCTGTGTTTGAAGCCATAATTATGAACAAGGAGAAAAGCAATCCAGACTACAA GTTCCTTTTTGACAACAAAAGCCAAGATCATGTATACTATCGCTGGAAACTGTTCTCCATCCTCCAG GGACAGTCCCCAACGGAGTGGAGGACCGCAGATTTTCGTATGTTCCGGGGAGGCTCCATGTGGAGACCCCCTATCATAAACAACTACTCCCAGAGAGGGGAAGATAGGGaagaggtggtggaggaggatgCTTCCCCTGAGGAAGAGTTGAAGAAAGGGCAGCTCCGAGCTGA GCACAGACAGAGGCTAGAGACTTTGCTCAAAGAGCTCACGCCGGGCAGAGAAGATATTGGCAATGCCATGCTGTTCTGTCTTCAGCGAGCAGATGCAGCAGAGGAAGTAGTGGGACACATCACGGAATCTTTTTCCCTGCTTCAGACGCCCCTTCAGAAGAAG ATTGCCAGATTGTACCTTGTGTCAGACATATTGCACAACTCGTGTGCCAAAGTGGCCAGTGCATCCTATTATCGTAAATA TTTTGAAACAAAGCTAACACAGATATTTGGAGACCTTAATGCGGCGCATAAAAACATACAAGCCAGGCTGCAGGCAGAACAGTTTAAG CAAAAGGTCATGAGTTGTTTTAGAGCATGGGAGGACTGGGCCATATACCCGGAGCCTTATCTAATCCACCTTCAAAACATCTTTCTGGGCTTCGCAAAAGCAGTGGAGGAATCCACAGAGAAAGTAAAG GAAGCCCCCTTCTGTGTGGATGGTGCGCCAATGGACAGGCCACCCATCGATGGGTTACCTTTACACAGAGCTCCTGTGGATGACCTTGATGGCTGCCCCTTAGGCTGGGACCCTCTAGATGGAGTCCCTGTTGATGACATAGACGGTGTTCCCTTAGGAGTTGCTATTGACGACATTGATGGAATGCCCT TGGAGGAGAGTAACGTTCCTCTCTCCAGAGTGCCTTTATCCAAGTGGGAGACGACGGGTGATGCTGGGATATTTTCTCAAG CCAAAACTGAGTCCAAGTGGGACATGGTGGTGGAGCATAACAGTGACGATAAAGTGAATGTAAG TGTCAACTCGCAGGATGGAGTTGAAGACTCAGACAGCGACAGTAGTGAGGACTCTGGCAGTTCGTCAGACTTCCAGAGCTCCCTCACAAGTTTTCAGATGTCTGAGAGCAAGAGGAAAAGGTTGAGAGAGCTGGAG GTAAAGGTTATGAAGATTCAAGATGAGTTGGAATCTGGCAAGAGGCCGAGGAAGACTGGAATGAGCATACAACAACAAGTGGAGCACTACAGGAACAAACTGCAAGAGAAG GAGtttaaaaaagatgaagaaaagaatGAGAGATCGACATCAAAGTCTAAAGACAAGTCAAAGGAGGACAGAAGGGACAAAGATAAGAGCAAAAGAAGTGAAGACGGGGCCAGAAGACGAGGATGGAGTAAAGATCCCGATGACCAGACCCGAAAATCGAGAAGCATCTCTCCTTTAAA GACAAGGTCTCCCAAATGGTCGAAGCGTTCCCGATCCCCGTCTCCAGACCGGAAGGCGGGGAAGTCTAGGTCACGGTCGCCGCATCGCTCCCACAAGAAGGCAAAAAAGAGCAAACACTGA